In Pyricularia oryzae 70-15 chromosome 2, whole genome shotgun sequence, one genomic interval encodes:
- a CDS encoding sensory/regulatory protein rpfC, producing MVSRDASIAGEAACETNPLGPLKHSEYENGRSGPDTGSFYSSKTSATEQYQPTPESIFASQHDDQINLSSSMLGFNNGSGDDIPPPRSPLTLSLPYVTAADLAFAALHYLPLPVLVLNSLKTVVLANEAMGRLLGFDADGPTAMTVQERLKGRTISQVGIDLLQDGKVARLKWDNFLDLVADNVSLGPTFRPTEGADGSSTPTWASENSDAKQPPRPQTCVDVIISKDDVGKPKATWPHRVSKSNPELYTYAKMLISVWEVDGQMYFTLTFTNTESKVDASARHKKSVAQPSLIEDAKSRSVYATHSSSTGTSSIESPTSSHSSLITPVSLGLSPFPPFGPPNSSTNQNGPSILTKLLTMKDATLDNSQMPILAMWKDGSASFPNKAARAMFRTDQSDASEGDALLRRWDVYDEDFTQALEPQDYPISILLRTETPFTGIRIGMYNPDGQKVVFDVLGEAIKDEQTGEFLAGVIYCRDVSPMKQIINNMKELEDEKFRLICDTMPQLVWTTTPDGRHDFYNDRWYRYTGLTKGDSLGLGWKHPFHPDDMPEAERRWARSLATGQPYDVEYRCRNKDGEWRWMLGRALPLRDPETKEIKKWFGTCTDVHESIQAKVTAERLREQLLTVITHAHVTIFTVDNDRNVTMLEGALRWDATGENYRDLEGDSKWYVGRNMYEVFNTLNSHLEDGERPRFLEPIEAILAGKSTEDIQEHGFDGRWYRTRFIPVSAKLKTAEGFSNNAGSIEGVIGVIFDVTELRAREMDLVEQAKERRQLVANEAAAKEASRLKSQFLANMSHEIRTPITGVIGMSELLLDLELGDEEREYGENIYRSANALLAVINDILDFSKVESGHLDIEEVQFSLSVIVGDVNKMLSFAAERKNLDFQSEIASDIEEDLVVLGDPGRVRQIITNLLTNSIKFTKQGYVRFSVVKERETPDIIEIKFVVEDTGIGIDAQVRSRLFQPFSQGDASTARRFGGTGLGLTISKNLLELMKGRMTLESAEGKGTTATFWIPFNRPPNGSYEGNLVQIDALPDRLQSDISVSCNSLGESEQISTAATKGQADSRASTPSGNKSASSLRRKPSIALGPASPVLADLSMADRAEMHVLLVEDNLIIQQIAIKNIKKLGFKVDAVWNGKEALAYLEGAQDGKNPKPDIILMDVQMPVLDGYRTVHLLRHHFPYKTYVNDVPIVAMTASAIQGDRERCMQAGMDDYLAKPVKSKLLEKMLVRWTKDRRKLPEMTAGLSCSSSECGVSDGSLGTMESPALPPIMSDIADSLLLRRPKQHQQPAVLPVPENINEDNGNGGEMPDSSTPMPIQEGPQSSGFRLLSNESEGAKFQKPLRIMEASERAMHSRDDKLVNAAEDEFSRPSPSYSLEAPLGMGSGFLTEENMGRLGLQEALKQQRSSGPGEG from the exons ATGGTCTCCCGAGATGCATCTATTGCAGGTGAAGCTGCTTGCGAAACGAATCCTCTAGGGCCATTAAAACATTCCGAATATGAAAATGGCAGATCCGGACCTGACACGGGTTCCTTCTACTCGAGCAAAACCTCTGCTACAGAACAGTACCAGCCCACTCCGGAGTCTATCTTCGCCTCTCAGCACGATGACCAAATCAATCTCTCGAGCTCGATGTTGGGCTTCAACAATGGATCGGGAGACGACATTCCACCCCCAAGAAGCCCCCTGACTCTCTCATTGCCGTATGTCACCGCGGCTGACCTGGCATTCGCGGCGCTGCACTACTTACCGCTACCTGTCTTGGTACTTAACAGTCTCAAAACTGTTGTTCTAGCCAACGAGGCCATGGGCAGGCTTTTGGGATTCGATGCCGATGGGCCGACGGCAATGACTGTGCAGGAAAGACTCAAAGGGCGGACTATCTCGCAGGTCGGCATAGACTTGCTCCAGGACGGCAAAGTAGCACGGCTAAAGTGGGATAACTTTCTGGATCTCGTGGCGGACAACGTGAGCTTGGGTCCCACCTTTCGGCCTACCGAAGGCGCAGACGGATCATCGACGCCAACTTGGGCCTCAGAGAACTCAGATGCGAAGCAACCGCCTCGCCCACAAACCTGCGTCGACGTCATCATCTCCAAGGACGATGTCGGCAAACCGAAAGCGACTTGGCCCCACCGAGTGTCCAAGTCCAACCCTGAGCTTTACACTTACGCCAAGATGCTGATATCGGTGTGGGAAGTCGACGGGCAGATGTACTTTACTCTGACTTTCACCAACACAGAAAGCAAGGTGGATGCATCGGCTCGgcacaaaaaatcagttGCTCAGCCTAGTCTGATCGAGGACGCAAAGTCAAGATCAGTATATGCTACACACTCGTCATCTACGGGGACATCTAGTATCGAATCGCCGACAAGTTCTCATAGTAGTCTAATTACGCCGGTGAGCCTCGGCTTATCGCCCTTTCCTCCGTTTGGCCCTCCGAACTCCAGCACAAATCAAAACGGGCCTTCGATTCTTACCAAGCTCCTTACGATGAAGGATGCAACGCTGGATAATTCGCAAATGCCGATTCTTGCCATGTGGAAAGATGGCTCTGCTTCTTTTCCAAACAAGGCGGCCAGGGCCATGTTCCGGACCGATCAGTCCGACGCTAGTGAAGGAGATGCGCTTTTGAGGCGTTGGGACGTATACGATGAAGACTTTACTCAGGCTCTCGAGCCTCAGGATTACCCCATCTCAATACTGCTGCGCACAGAAACGCCTTTCACGGGAATCCGAATAGGCATGTATAACCCGGATGGCCAGAAGGTCGTGTTCGATGTACTCGGTGAGGCGATCAAAGACGAACAGACCGGCGAGTTTCTAGCAGGAGTCATCTACTGCCGAGACGTCTCTCCGATGAAGCAAATCATCAATAACATGAAGGAGCTGGAAGATGAGAAGTTCAGGTTAATCTGTGATACTATGCCTCAACTTGTTTGGACAACTACTCCTGATGGCCGCCATGATTTCTACAACGACCGATGGTACAGATATACAGGCTTAACCAAGGGCGACTCCCTTGGGCTCGGCTGGAAACACCCTTTCCATCCCGATGACATGCCCGAAGCAGAAAGAAGGTGGGCCAGGTCGCTCGCAACCGGACAACCTTACGACGTAGAATACCGATGTCGAAACAAAGATGGCGAATGGCGTTGGATGCTGGGACGTGCTCTTCCACTGAGAGACCCGGAGACCAAGGAAATCAAGAAGTGGTTTG GAACCTGCACTGATGTGCACGAGAGTATACAGGCGAAAGTAACCGCAGAGCGCTTAAGAGAGCAGCTTTTGACTGTCATAACACATGCTCATGTCACAATATTCACCGTGGATAACGATCGCAACGTCACTATGCTAGAGGGGGCTTTGCGCTGGGACGCGACTGGAGAGAACTACAGAGACCTCGAGGGTGACTCAAAGTGGTATGTGGGGCGTAATATGTATGAGGTCTTCAACACTTTGAATTCTCATCTGGAAGACGGTGAACGCCCACGGTTTTTGGAGCCCATCGAGGCCATTTTGGCCGGCAAGTCAACGGAAGATATCCAAGAACATGGGTTTG ATGGACGATGGTATCGGACGCGCTTCATTCCGGTCAGCGCCAAGCTGAAAACCGCCGAGGGATTCTCTAACAACGCCGGGTCAATCGAAGGCGTCATTGGTGTCATCTTTGATGTTACCGAATTGAGGGCTCGCGAGATGGATCTGGTTGAGCAAGCTAAAGAAAGGCGACAACTGGTTGCCAACGAGGCTGCTGCAAAGGAGGCCAGCCGCCTGAAGAGTCAATTCCTTGCGAAT ATGTCCCATGAGATTCGCACCCCCATCACTGGCGTGATTGGAATGTCAGAGCTGCTCTTGGATCTTGAGCTTGGGGATGAGGAGCGAGAATATGGCGAAAACA TATATCGATCTGCAAACGCTCTTCTAGCGGTGATCAACGATATTCTCGACTTCTCAAAGGTTGAGTCGGGACATTTGGACATCGAGGAAGTCCAGTTCTCACTCTCGGTCATCGTCGGTGATGTGAACAAGATGCTGAGCTTTGCAGCTGAGCGCAAGAACTTGGACTTCCAATCCGAAATCGCTTCGGACATTGAAGAAGACCTTGTTGTCCTGGGTGATCCCGGCCGAGTTAGACAGATCATTACAAATCTGTTAACCAACAGTATCAAGTTCACAAAGCAAGGCTATGTGAGGTTTTCAGTTGTGAAGGAGAGGGAAACGCCAGACATAATCGAAATTAAGTTTGTGGTGGAAGACACTGGCATCGGCATAGATGCTCAGGTTCGGTCGCGTCTGTTCCAGCCCTTCAGCCAAGGCGACGCCTCGACTGCCCGCAGATTTGGTGGCACCGGACTGGGGTTGACCATTAGCAAAAACCTTCTCGAACTGATGAAGGGTCGGATGACCCTTGAGTCCGCCGAGGGCAAAGGCACGACAGCGACATTTTGGATTCCTTTTAACAGACCCCCTAACGGCAGTTACGAGGGAAATCTAGTTCAGATTGACGCGCTGCCTGACCGTCTACAGTCGGACATAAGCGTATCCTGCAACAGTTTAGGCGAGTCGGAGCAGATTTCGACAGCTGCAACCAAAGGCCAAGCCGATAGCAGAGCAAGCACTCCAAGCGGAAACAAGTCCGCCTCATCTTTGCGTCGTAAACCATCGATAGCTTTGGGGCCGGCGTCTCCAGTCTTGGCTGATCTCAGCATGGCCGACCGAGCTGAGATGCACGTGTTGTTGGTGGAAGACAACTTGATCATCCAGCAAATCGCGATTAAAAACATAAAGAAACTTGGATTCAAGGTCGATGCCGTGTGGAATGGCAAGGAAGCTCTGGCATACCTTGAAGGAGCACAAGACGGAAAGAATCCCAAGCCGGATATAATATTGATGGATGTTCAGATGCCGGTTCTTGATGGTTATCGAACCGTTCACTTGCTCAGACATCATTTCCCATACAAGACGTACGTCAACGACGTGCCTATTGTGGCAATGACGGCTTCAGCGATCCAAGGAGACCGCGAGAGGTGCATGCAGGCAGGCATGGATGATTACCTCGCCAAACCTGTCAAGAGCAAACTCTTGGAAAAAATGTTGGTGCGATGGACAAAGGACAGGAGAAAACTACCAGAGATGACAGCAGGGTTATCCTGCTCCAGTTCGGAGTGTGGGGTTTCTGATGGGAGCCTAGGCACTATGGAGTCGCCCGCGTTGCCCCCAATCATGTCGGATATCGCCGATTCCTTGCTACTCCGGAGGCCCaaacagcaccagcagccggCCGTGTTACCCGTACCCGAAAACATCAACGAGGACAATGGCAACGGTGGAGAGATGCCGGATTCGTCGACGCCAATGCCTATACAAGAAGGGCCCCAGAGTTCAGGCTTCCGCTTGCTCAGCAATGAGAGTGAAGGGGCCAAGTTTCAAAAGCCGTTGAGGATAATGGAGGCCAGCGAACGTGCCATGCACTCACGGGACGACAAGCTTGTCAACGCCGCAGAGGATGAGTTTTCGAGGCCGTCACCATCATACAGCTTGGAGGCGCCGCTAGGTATGGGCAGTGGATTCCTGACTGAGGAAAATATGGGCCGACTAGGGCTACAGGAGGCCTTGAAGCAGCAGAGGTCGTCAGGTCCAGGGGAGGGATGA
- a CDS encoding BUD32 protein kinase — protein sequence MAGSQTTCPDPSSYPFPLPAILTHPASAPPTLITQGAEGRLYKTTYLRPDLPCALKHRPSKPYRHPILDARLTRQRILAEARILSKCRRDGTAAGVPAVYALDEAAGWLMLEWIEGVPVRVSINEWLKRRTRLGASSAIQEDEQLVKLMRKMGAAVAAIHRVGVVHGDLTTSNMMLRPPQNQGEVAEDRLLDGDVVVIDFGLASQSVSDEDRAVDLYVLERAFGSTHPRAEAVFEQVLKGYQEGFKQATPVLRKLEDVRMRGRKRSMIG from the coding sequence ATGGCGGGGTCGCAAACCACTTGTCCTGACCCCTCATCCTACCCCTTCCCCTTGCCAGCGATCCTTACCCACCCTGCCAGTGCGCCACCGACACTCATCACACAAGGCGCCGAGGGCCGCCTGTACAAAACAACATACTTGCGGCCGGATTTGCCGTGCGCCCTCAAGCACAGGCCATCGAAGCCATATCGACATCCGATCCTGGATGCCCGCCTAACGCGCCAGCGCATCCTCGCCGAGGCGCGCATCCTATCCAAGTGCAGGCGCGATGGCACCGCCGCTGGCGTGCCGGCTGTGTACGCGCTGGACGAGGCGGCGGGATGGTTGATGCTGGAGTGGATAGAGGGGGTGCCGGTGCGCGTGAGCATCAACGAGTGGCTTAAGCGGAGGACAAGGTTGGGGGCCTCGTCCGCCATACAGGAAGACGAGCAGCTCGTCAAGCTCATGAGGAAGATGGGTGCCGCAGTGGCGGCTATACATCGCGTTGGCGTAGTTCACGGTGACCTGACCACGAGCAACATGATGCTCCGTCCTCCACAGAACCAGGGCGAGGTAGCCGAGGATAGGCTTCTCGATGGCGACGTGGTTGTGATCGATTTTGGCCTGGCGAGCCAGAGCGTTTCCGATGAGGATAGAGCCGTGGACCTCTATGTATTGGAGAGAGCATTTGGAAGCACGCACCCCAGAGCCGAGGCTGTCTTTGAGCAAGTCCTCAAGGGATACCAGGAGGGATTCAAACAAGCAACGCCAGTGCTGAGGAAACTGGAAGATGTGCGGATGAGGGGGCGCAAAAGAAGCATGATCGGATGA